A segment of the Methylomonas paludis genome:
AATGATGGAAGCCGAAATATAAGGCATAATCCCTAGTGCAAACAGGCTTAAACGCATTAAAGCGCCACCCGAAAACATATTGAACATGTCCAAAATGGATCCGGACTGTTGCTGAAACATGGTTGCCAATGCGTTCGGATCAATTCCGGGAACCGGAATATGCGCACCGACTCTGTAGACAACAAATGCGCCCAATACGAATAGCAATCTGGATTTTAATTCGCCGAAACGAAATTTTCCAGCTGGAATATCATAGCCTTTAGTACTCACTTATGCCTCAACTTTGCCGCCAGCAGCTTCAATTGCCAGTCTAGCACCGTCTGTTACATTGAGTCCTTTTAATGTCAGCGATTTAGTAACGGTGCCGGTGTTGACCAGTTTGATTTTTTTAGAAAAAACCGGAACGACATTACTGTCAATCAATACCTGTAAATCAATGACATCAACACCCAAACCATTCAGCTCGCTCAATCTTACTTCTGCAGTAAATTTTTTGGTACGCGAAGTAAAACCCACTTTTGGCAAACGACGTTGTAAAGGCATCTGACCACCTTCAAAACCAACTTTATGATAGCCACCGCTACGTGCTTTTTGACCTTTATGGCCTCTACCGCAGGTTTTACCATCAGTTGAGCCTATACCTCTACCAACACGCTTAGCTTTTTTTCTGGAGCCAGGTGCTGCTTGGATAGCATTTAAATACATTAGACTTCCTCAACTTTAACCATATATGCAACTTTATTGATCATCCCGCGATTCTCTGGGGTATCAATGACATTGACGACTTGGCGGATCCGGCTCAGACCCAAACCTTTCAAGCAAAGTTGATGGTCTTTTAAGCGACCATGTTTGCTTTTAGTCATCGTGACACTTAATGTTTTGACTGACATATATCACCCTGTAATTTGTTCAACGCTCAAACCGCGTTTCGATGCAATATGCTTGGCATCATGCATGGAAGTAAGACCATTAATTGTGGCTCTTACCACATTGATAGGATTACTGGTACCTATACATTTAGCCAGGACATTATGTACGCCTACCACTTCGAAGACAGCGCGCATAGCGCCACCGGCAATAATTCCGGTACCTTCAGAAGCAGGCTGCATGTAAACTTTGGCCGCTCCGGTATTTGACATAACAGAATATTGCAGAGTGCCTTCTTTCAGTGCTACTTTGCGCATATTCTTGCGCGCCTGTTCCAGTGATTTTTGAATCGCGACTGGTACTTCACGGGCTTTGGAAACACCATAACCAACGCGACCATCGCCATCGCCAACAACTGTCAGCGCCGCAAAACCAAAAACCCGACCACCTTTTACTACTTTTGCCACGCGGCGAACGGAAACCAATTTTTCTTGCAAACCGTCTGTACTACCTTGAGCTGGTGCTGTTGCCATAATATTCCCCTAAAATTTCAATCCGGCTTCACGTGCAGCATCTGCTAATGCTTTGACGCGACCATGATATTTAAATCCTGAGCGATCAAATGCAACCTCAGTCACGCCAGCAGCAATCGCTTTTGCAGCAATAGATTTACCCACTTCAATTGCGGCTTCAATATTACTGGTGTTTTTAACAGCGGATTTTACTTCGCCTTGCACGGTTGATGCAGCAGCCAGGGTAGATTTACCATCGCTACTTAACACCTGCGCATAGATATGCAGGGAAGTACGGTGGATAGTCAGGCGGTTAACGTCCAACTTTTTAATTTTGCTTCTTATTTTTAAAGCTCTTTTACTTCTGGAAGATTTCTTTTCCATCACGGTTACCTATTTTTTCTTAGCTTCTTTTCTAGCAACATATTCATCAGCAATCCGCACACCTTTACCTTTATAAGGTTCTGGCGGCCGTAAGGCTCTTATTTCTGATGCCACTTGTCCGACTTTTTGTTTGTCGCTACCTTTTACCAAAAGCTCAGTTTGCGTTGGAGCTTCAATAGTTACCCCTTCAGGAATTGGATATTCGACCGGATTTGAGTATCCCAAAGAAAGTGTCAGCAAATTGTCTTTGACTTGTGCTCTATAACCGACACCAACCAATAACATTTTTTTAACAAAACCTTCGGAAACGCCTTTAACCATATTGTTAATGGAGGCACGAGCTGTACCAGCCAAGGCTTTTGCACCTTTGACGTTGTCGTTCCATTTAATTCTGATTGAATCGGCATCAATATCCAATTCAAGAGAATCGCGGATACCGAAACTCAATTCACCTAATTTGCCTTTGACCTGGATTAAATTCTCACTCAGATTGATTTCCACACCTGAGGGTACTGTAATTGGAGCATTAGCTACTCTTGACATAAATATCTCCTATTATTTCCTAGCAAACGGTGCAGAGAACTTCGCCACCGTGACCAATGGCACGGGCAGCACGATCAGTCATAACACCGTTTGAGGTCGAGACTATAGCGATGCCAAGACCACCTAACACTTTAGGCAGTTCATCTTTCGATCTATAAATTCTTAAACCAGGCCGGCTGATGCGTTTGACGTTTTCAATAACCGGTACACCATTGAAATATTTTAATTCAACCGTCATCTCGGAATGGGAACCGTTCGCTTCAACTTTATAATCTGTAATATAGCCTTCTTCTTTTAAAACTTTGGCAATAGCCAGTTTTAATTTTGATGAAGGGATTTTTACACTTTTCTTTCCAGCAGATTGACCATTTCTAATTCTGGTCAACATATCTGCTATTGGATCTGTCATGCTCATATTATTTCTCCAAATACCACTGACCAGAAATTACCAACTAGCTTTTGACAAGCCGGGTACATCACCACGCATTGTGGCTTCCCTGAGCTTGTTCCGGCTAAGACCGAATTTTCTGTAATAACCATGCGGACGACCCGTCAGGTTACAGCGGTTGCGTAACCGTGATGCGCTGGAATCCCTAGGCAATTTTTGCAGCTGGATTTGAGCATTTTCTTTTTCTTCATAAGAAGTGTTTGGTGATCTGATCACTTCTTTTAATGCGCTACGTTTTGCATTATATTTTTTGATCAAATTAGCGCGTTTTACTTCGCGCGCTATCATAGATTTCTTAGCCATAATATCGCCCTTAGTTTTTAAATGGAAAATTGAATAGTTTCAACAACGCCAAACCTTCTTCGTCTGTAGTGGCGGTTGTTGTGATACAAATATCCAAACCACGCAGGGTGTCGATTTTATCGTAATCTATTTCAGGAAATATAATTTGCTCTTTAATGCCCAGAGTATAGTTACCGCGTCCATCAAAACTTTTAGAATTTAAACCACGAAAATCCCGGATCCGCGGAATTGAAATGGTGATCAAACGATCAAAAAACTCGTACATTTTGGCACCGCGCAGGGTAACCTTACAACCAATCGGCATGTTGTCACGAATTTTAAATCCAGCAATTGATTTTCTGGACAAGGTAACTACTGCTTTTTGGCCGGCAATTTTTTCCATATCTGCTACAGCGGATTGCAATACCTTTTTATCGGCAATTGCACCACCTACACCCATATTCAGGGTGATTTTAGTCAGCTTTGGCACCTGCATTACACTTTGGTAACCGAACTGTTCCAGCAATGCAGGGATAATTTCCTGTTTGTATTTTGATTCTAGTCTTGCCATAACTTTATCCCCTTAGAGACTGACAACATCGTTGGTTGATTTAAAAAATCTGACTTTTTTTCCTTCATCAAATCTAAAACCGACACGATCTGCTTTTTTTGTCTTAGGATTGAATAAAGCCACATTGGATATATCGATGGGCATGTCTTTTTCGACGATTCCGCCTGAAACGCCCAGATTAGGATTACCTTTTTGGTGTTTTTTCGCTCTATTAACACCTTCAACGATAATCCTGTTATTTTCCAATATTTTTGCAACTTTCCCTAATTTGCCTTTATCTTTTCCGGTGATGACAATAACTTCATCGCCTTGCTTAATTTTTTGCATTTTTGGTACCTTTACTTATAAAACTTCTGGCGCCAGAGATATAATTTTCATAAATTTATCTCCTCTTAATTCGCGGGTAACCGGTCCAAAAATACGTGTGCCTATAGGCTGAAGCTGGTTGTTCAAAATGACTGCCGCATTTCCGTCAAAACGAATCACAGAACCATCTGCTCTGCGCACACCTTTACGGGTTCTTACCACTAAGGCGTTATATACATCCCCTTTTTTAACCCGGGTTCTAGGCATGGCATCTTTAATACTTACTTTGATGATATCACCAATACCAGCATAACGCCGGTGTGAACCACCTAGTACTTTGATACACATGACCTTTTTGGCACCGCTGTTGTCGGCGACGTCAAGGCTAGTTTGCATCTGAATCATTTTGAATTACCTAACTTGTAGTTCGATTAATTATTTATTAGAAGCTTCTAAAACTTCTACCAACGTAAAGGTTTTGCGTTTAGAAATTGGCCGGCTGGATGTAATAGAAACGATATCACCTTCCTGACATTGATTGGCTTCATCATGTACCAGAAATTTGGTAGATCTTTTTACATATTTACCGTACACAGGATGTTTCACCAAACGCTCTACTAATACAGCTACGGTTTTATCCATTTTATTGCTGACCACCCGACCAGTGACGGTGCGGACTTTTTCTACATTATTGCTCATACATTAACTCTCGCCTTTTCACTTAAAATGGTATTGATACGGGCAATATCACGTCTTACCTGTTTAACCTGGCTTGATTTGGCGAGTTGTCCAGTTCCTTTTTGCATTCTTAAATTGAACTGTTCACGAGCTAATTCAAAAAGTGTTGTGTTTAACTCTTCTTTGGTTTTGGTACGCAATTCTGTCGCATTCATTACATTATAGTCCGTGCAGAAAATGTTGTTTTAACCGGCAATTTTGCAGCTGCAAGTTCAAAGGCTTCACGGGCCAACTCTTCCGAGACGCCCTCAATTTCAAACAGCATGGTACCAGGCTTAATCTGTGCCACCCAGTATTCAACGCTACCTTTACCTTTACCCATCCGCACTTCCAATGGTTTTTTAGTGATCGGTTTATCAGGGAAAATTCTGATCCAGATTTTCCCACCCCGTTTCACATGCCGACTGATAGCACGACGTGCCGCCTCAATTTGGCGGGCAGTCATTCTACCACGACTTACCGACTTTAATCCATACTCACCGAAGCTGACCGAAGAGCCGCGCAGGGCTGTACCGTTATTTCTGCCGGTGTGTTGTTTACGAAATTTAGTTCTTTTTGGCTGAAGCATTTTCTTATGATCCCTTCAACTATTTTTTAGAATCAGCATTCAGGGATGCTGTGTGAGCATCCAGGTCGAATACTTCACCTTTGAAAATCCAGACTTTGATGCCTATAATTCCGTAAGTGGTTTTCGCTTCAGCTGTACCGTAATCAATGTCTGCACGTAAGGTATGCAATGGCACCCGACCTTCTCTATACCATTCGGTACGAGCAATTTCTGCACCATTCAGACGACCGGCAACGGTGATTTTTATTCCTTCTGCACCTAAACGCATGGTATTGGTCACGGCACGTTTCATGGCGCGGCGATACATAATACGTTTTTCCAACTGTTGAGCAATGCTTTCTGCCACCAGATAAGCATCCAATTCAGGCTTTCTGATTTCTTCAACATTTAACTGAACGGGGACGCCCATCATTTTTGAGATTTCTTGTCTCAAAACATCGATATCTTCACCTTTTTTACCAATAACGATACCAGGCCGCGCTGTGTGCACGGTGATATTAGCGTTATTAGCCGGCCGATTAATCTGTACCCGACTAACTGATGCGTGTGCCAACTTCTTTTTAATATACTCGCGAACTTTCAGATCCTGTAACAGAAAAATCGGGTAATTCTGGCTATTTGCATACCATCTGGAAGTCCAATCTTTAACTATCCCCAGGCGTATGCCTGTAGGATGAACTTTTTGACCCATCTTATACCTCTATTAGTTTTCTGATACTTTGATTGTTATGTGACATGTTCTTTTGAGTATGTGATTGGCTCGGCCTTTGGCTCTCGCGCTTACTCTTTTTAAGGTTGTGCCTTCATTCACAAAAACTGTTGAAACACGCAACTCATCAACATCAGCGCTTTCATTGTGCTCCGCATTGGCAATAGCCGACTCCAGGACTTTTTTAATAATCCCGGCGGCTTTTTTAGAGCTGAAAGTCAAAAGGTTCAGGGCTTTCTCAACAGGCAGGCCGCGAATTTGGTCACCAACTAATCTGGCTTTTTGTGCAGATAAAGGTGCATTGCTTAATTTGGCTGAAACTTCCATATTAACTCCTTATCTCGATTTTTTATCAATAATATGGCCTTTATAGGTTCTGGTTGGCGAAAATTCCCCCAACTTGTGACCGACCATGTTTTCTGAAATCAAGACAGGAACATGTTGCTTGCCATTGTGCACTGCTATGGTCAAGCCCAGCATATCCGGGCTGATCATCGATCTTCTCGACCAAGTTTTAATTGGTTTCCTATTATTTGTTCTCACTGCTTCTTCTACTTTTTTAAGCAGATGATGATCAATAAATGGACCTTTTTTAATTGAACGCGGCACGTCTGATACCTCTTATTTTTGCTTACGGCGTCTAACAATCATATTGTCAGTACGTTTATTTTTACGAGTTTTATAACCTTTAGTGGGTGTACCCCAAGGTGATACTGGGTGACGACCACCAGATGTTCTGCCTTCACCACCGCCATGTGGGTGATCGACCGGGTTCATCGCCACACCGCGCACGGTTGGTCTGACACCACGCCATCTTTTTGCACCCGCTTTGCCGAGCGATATCAGATTATGCTCGGAATTGGAAACTTCACCTACCACAGCTTTACAATCAGCCATGACTTTTCTCATCTCACCTGAACGTAAACGTAAGGTGACGTAGGCTCCATCTTTGGCGACCAATTGTACTGAGGTACCAGCACTTCTGGCGATTTGTGCACCTTTACCTGGTTTCAATTCCACACAATGCAAGGTTGTACCCAGCGGCATATTGCGTAATGGCATGCAGTTGCCAGGCTTTACCGGTGTGGTTTCCGAGCTTAACAGCTCCTGACCAACTTCGATACCCTTAGGGGCAATTACATAGCGACGCTCGCCATCTTTGAACAAGATTAATGCAATGTTAGCTGTACGATTAGGATCGTATTCGATCCGTTCCACGACGGCCGGGATGTCGGTTTTGTCTCTTTTAAAGTCAACAATGCGGTAGAATTTTTTATGTCCACCACCGATGTGTCGTGTTGTTATCCTTCCAGAATTATTCCGACCACCAGTTTTGCTCTTTTTATCGAGTAGTTGTGCAAATGGCTTACCCTTATGCAAATCATTATTTTGTACACTTACTACAAACCGAGAACCTGGAGATGTCGGCTTTGATTTTAGAATAGCCATGCTTTTCTACCGCTCCTATTGATCTTTTAAATTAAGCCGTTGCTAATTCAATACTGTGTCCAGACTGCAATTTTACATATGCTTTTTTCCAGTCTGAGCGTTTACCTATAGAACGTCCGAAACGTTTTATTTTACCTTTTACATTCAGTACGCGAACAGATTCGACTTTAACACCGAACATCAATTCTACGGACTTTTTAATTTGCAGCTTGGTAGCTGTCTTTTTAACCTTAAAAACAAATTGATTGCTTTGATCCGCAGCGTTTGCACTTTTTTCGGATACGATAGGTGCATACAACACGTTGGCTAATAATATATTTTCGCTACTCATGCCAAACGCTCCTCAATTTGTTTCAAAGCAGTCGTGCTTACAATTACTTTATCGGCATAAACCAAAGATACCGGATCAACACTGATTGGAGTCAGTATGGCCACATTGGGCAGGTTTCTGGCAGCCAATATCAAATTATCAGTCAGCTCATCCGCAACAATCAGTAATCTGCCTTCAGTAATTCCTTTAATTTTGCCCAGGAATTCTTTTGTTTTGGGTGCAGATGGGACAAAATCGTTAAATACTGCCAATCTATCTTGTCTTAACAACTCAGAAAATATTGAACGTATACCGACTTTATACATTTTTTTGTTCAGTTTTTGATCAAATGATCTAGGCTGAGCAGCAAAACTTACCCCACCAGTACGCCAGATTGGCCCACGTGTGGTACCAGCACGCGCACGGCCTGTACCTTTTTGCCGAAAAGGCTTGGCACCGCCGCCGCTAACTGCAGCACGATTTTTTTGGGCTTTAGTACCGGCGCGCGCTGCTGAAAGGTATTTTGTCACCAGCTGATGTACTAAAGTTTCATTAAAATCCTGACCGAACACCGCTTCTGAAACATCCAGTGCTTGGGCAGAATCTTGATTGCCGATTGCAGGTACTAGCAAACTCATAATTTAACCTTTATTTATTTTTTTTACTGCGGGTGTGATTATGACGTCACCGCCTTTCGCACCTGGGACAGCACCTTTGACCAAAATCAAATTTCTATCCAAATCTACAGAATGAATAGTCAGATTTTGCACGGTTGTTTTAACATTACCCATTTGTCCACACATTTTTTTGCCTTTGAAAACCCGGCCCGGAGTTTGGTTCATACCATTTGAACCAGGTACCCGATGTGAACGCGAGTTACCGTGAGTGGCATCCTGTGTTCTAAAATTATGTCTTTTCACGGTACCGGCAAAACCTTTACCAATACTAGTACCTGAGACATCCACAATTTGACCCGCCGCGAACACGTCAGCTTTTAATTCGGAACCGGCAGACAGCTCTTGACCTTCGTCGCTTTTTAATCTGAATTCCCACAAGCCGCGACCCGCAGTGACATTTGCACTTGCATAATGTCCGGCCAGCGCCTTATTGACTTTCGAAGATTTCACATCTCCTGCCGCAATCTGAATTGCCCGATAACCATCGGTTTCCAGGTCTTTCACCTGAATCACCCGATTGGATTCTATTTGCAATACTGTTACTGGCACGGAAACGCCATCTTCACCAAAAATTCGGGTCATACCACATTTACGACCTACAAGACCTATTGACATCTGCCAATCCCTCTAAAATATAACTTCGCTTTATTTAAGCTTAATTTGAACATCAACCCCAGCCGCCAGATCCAGTTTCATCAGGGCATCTACGGTTTTATCGGTTGGCTCTACAATATCAAGCAATCTTTTGTAAGTTCTCAATTCATATTGATCCCGCGCGTCTTTATTAACGTGCGGAGAAATCAATATGGTAAAACGTTCTTTTCTGGTCGGCAAAGGAATCGGGCCTTTAACTTGGGCACCGGTGCGCTTTGCAGTTTCGACAATTTCACCTGCCGATTGATCAATCAACTTGTGATCGAACGCTTTTAATTGGATACGTATAGTTTGATTTGCCATTCTGCTTACTCTATGATTGAAGCAACAACACCGGCGCCGACAGTACGGCCACCTTCACGGATGGCAAAACGCAAACCATCTTCCATCGCAATGGGAGAAATCAGTTTGACGATTACCGAGATATTATCGCCAGGCATAACCATTTCCACACCTTCGGGCAAATCCACAGCTCCGGTTACGTCGGTCGTTCTAAAGTAGAACTGTGGACGGTAGCCGTTGAAGAATGGCGTATGACGACCACCCTCTTCTTTGGATAATACGTAAATTTCGGCATTGAAATGTGCGTGTGGTTTGATGCTGTTAACGTGAGCCAATACTTGACCACGTTCAACGTCATCACGTTTGGTGCCGCGTAACAGTACACCTACGTTATCGCCTGCCTGACCTTGATCCAGCAGTTTGCGGAACATTTCCACACCGGTGCAAGTGGTTTTAACGGTTGGTTTAATGCCAACGATTTCGACCTCTTCACCTACTTTAATAATGCCACGCTCAACACGTCCGGTTACGACAGTACCACGACCGGAAATGGAGAAAACGTCTTCGATAGGCATCAGGAATTTACCGTCGATTGCCCGCTCTGGCTCTGGAATATAGCTGTCTAATGCTTCTACCAGTCTGACCACTGAAGGTACGCCGATTTCACTGGTGTCGCCTTCCAGGGCTTTCAGGGCTGAACCCACGATGATCGGGGTGTCGTCGCCTGGGAATTCGTATTGGTTTAACAGTTCGCGAATTTCCATTTCAACCAGTTCGATCAATTCAGCATCGTCGACCATGTCGGCTTTGTTCAGGAATACCACGATATAAGGTACGCCAACCTGTCTTGACAACAGGATATGCTCACGGGTTTGTGGCATTGGGCCATCCGCTGCAGAGCAAACCAGAATCGCACCATCCATTTGCGCCGCACCAGTGATCATGTTTTTAACATAGTCAGCATGGCCTGGGCAGTCTACGTGAGCGTAGTGGCGTTTGGCTGATTCGTATTCTACGTGCGAGGTCGAAATAGTAATACCGCGCGCACGCTCTTCTGGCGCATTGTCGATTTGATCGAAAGCTTTTACTTCGCCGCCTTGCAGCTCGGCCATTACTTTGGTCAATGCCGCTGTTAATGTGGTCTTACCGTGGTCAACGTGACCAATGGTTCCTACGTTAACGTGCGGTTTTTTTCTTTCAAATTTTTCTTTTGCCATGAGTCAATACCTAATAATTTTGGAATCAAGATACTTTTCTAATTATAGCTTCCGCAATATTTGCAGGTGCTTCGTTATATTTTTCAAACTGCATACTATATGTTGCCCTTCCCTGAGTCGCTGACCTAAGATCGGTCGCGTATCCAAACATTTCGGCCAGTGGTACTTCGCATTCTATGGCTTTTCCTGCCGGCAGATCACTCATTCCGTGTATCATGCCTCTACGCCGCGCAATATCACCGACTACCTCACCCATATAGTCTTCGGGTGTTACCACCTCAACCTTCATGATGGGTTCAAGCAACACTGGATTTGCAGTTTCCGCGCCATCCCTGAAGCCTATGGATCCTGCTATTTTGAAAGCCATTTCATTCGAATCCACATCATGATATGACCCATCGAACAAGCTAACTTTTACATCCACAACCGGAAAACCAGCTATTATGCCATTTTCCATCTGTTCTTGTATGCCTTTATCAATCGCCGGTATGTATTCTTTTGGAATCGAACCACCGACAACTGCGTTTATGAACTGATAACCTGCGCCTAATTCATTAGGCTCCAGCCTTAGCCACACGTGCCCATACTGACCGCGGCCACCGGATTGCCGGATAAATTTACCCTCGCATTCAACGGTTTTTTTAATGGTTTCCCGATACGCCACCTGTGGCGCACCAATATTGGCGCTGACATTAAATTCGCGCTTCATCCGGTCAACAATAATTTCCAGATGTAATTCACCCATCCCGGAAATGATAGTTTGCCCTGATTCAGCATCGCTACTCACCCGGAAGGAGGGATCTTCTTGTGCCAACCTTGCCAAGGCCGCACCCATTTTGTCTTGGTCAGCCTTAGTTTTTGGCTCTACCGCTATCGAGATCACCGGTTCGGGAAACTCCATGCGCTCCAACACAATCGGCGCGTTTATGTCGCAAAACGTATCTCCAGTCGTTACGTCTTTTAAGCCTATCACAGCAGCTATATCACCGGCCCTGACTTCAGCTAACTCTTCACGACTATTGGCATGCATCTGTACAATACGACCAATACGTTCTTTTTTATTTTTCGCGGCATTTAATACTGCCTCGCCGGATTTTAAAACCCCGGAGTAAACCCGAATAAAAGTTAATATGCCAACATATGGATCCGTGGCAATTTTAAATGCCAAAGCTGCAAACGGTTGCTGATCATCAGCGGTCCGTTCTACACTTGCGTCTGCGCATTTGACCGCTTCTTTGTCTAAGGGCGACGGCAAATAATCGATCACGCCATCCAATAAGCTTTGCACGCCTTTATTTTTAAAGGCCGACCCACAATACACTGGCACTATCTTGTTC
Coding sequences within it:
- the rpsJ gene encoding 30S ribosomal protein S10, producing the protein MANQTIRIQLKAFDHKLIDQSAGEIVETAKRTGAQVKGPIPLPTRKERFTILISPHVNKDARDQYELRTYKRLLDIVEPTDKTVDALMKLDLAAGVDVQIKLK
- the tuf gene encoding elongation factor Tu; the protein is MAKEKFERKKPHVNVGTIGHVDHGKTTLTAALTKVMAELQGGEVKAFDQIDNAPEERARGITISTSHVEYESAKRHYAHVDCPGHADYVKNMITGAAQMDGAILVCSAADGPMPQTREHILLSRQVGVPYIVVFLNKADMVDDAELIELVEMEIRELLNQYEFPGDDTPIIVGSALKALEGDTSEIGVPSVVRLVEALDSYIPEPERAIDGKFLMPIEDVFSISGRGTVVTGRVERGIIKVGEEVEIVGIKPTVKTTCTGVEMFRKLLDQGQAGDNVGVLLRGTKRDDVERGQVLAHVNSIKPHAHFNAEIYVLSKEEGGRHTPFFNGYRPQFYFRTTDVTGAVDLPEGVEMVMPGDNISVIVKLISPIAMEDGLRFAIREGGRTVGAGVVASIIE
- the fusA gene encoding elongation factor G, yielding MARVTPIERYRNIGIMAHIDAGKTTTTERILFYTGVSHKLGEVHDGTATMDWMEQEQERGITITSAATTCFWLGMEKQYPQHRINIIDTPGHVDFTIEVERSLRVLDGACAVFCAVGGVEPQSETVWRQANKYHVPRLAFINKMDRVGANFLRVVEQIKTRLGANVVPVQLPIGSEENFIGVVDLLRMEAIYWDDASMGLVFRTEPVPAEMRNDAEKWREKIIEAAAEGSEALTEKYLEEGVLSDAEIKQGIRSQVLLNKIVPVYCGSAFKNKGVQSLLDGVIDYLPSPLDKEAVKCADASVERTADDQQPFAALAFKIATDPYVGILTFIRVYSGVLKSGEAVLNAAKNKKERIGRIVQMHANSREELAEVRAGDIAAVIGLKDVTTGDTFCDINAPIVLERMEFPEPVISIAVEPKTKADQDKMGAALARLAQEDPSFRVSSDAESGQTIISGMGELHLEIIVDRMKREFNVSANIGAPQVAYRETIKKTVECEGKFIRQSGGRGQYGHVWLRLEPNELGAGYQFINAVVGGSIPKEYIPAIDKGIQEQMENGIIAGFPVVDVKVSLFDGSYHDVDSNEMAFKIAGSIGFRDGAETANPVLLEPIMKVEVVTPEDYMGEVVGDIARRRGMIHGMSDLPAGKAIECEVPLAEMFGYATDLRSATQGRATYSMQFEKYNEAPANIAEAIIRKVS